In a genomic window of Meleagris gallopavo isolate NT-WF06-2002-E0010 breed Aviagen turkey brand Nicholas breeding stock chromosome 1, Turkey_5.1, whole genome shotgun sequence:
- the TMEM45A gene encoding transmembrane protein 45A has translation MGNFKGHALPGSFFLLFGLWWSVKYPLKYVCRKNKSACYLGSRAGFQRLEFVEGIIKAVFALIGMVAEQFVPDGPHLKLYNYEEKHWDHLMNWQHATMYLFYGVSGLVDIVAHGTNALPVAMDRMMLSLAVFIEGFLFCYHLHGRAMLDIHVHQLLLYAIFGGAICIFLEVFFRGSIVLEMFRTSLCILQGSWFWQIGFVLYPPNGSPEWNQMDHTNMMFLTMCYCWHYAFAILILAVNYTIVSWAVRSKIKQSQSMEMGLLKTSERDQESEDEI, from the exons ATGGGTAATTTCAAAGGCCATGCGCTCCCTGgaagctttttccttctttttggcCTGTGGTGGTCAGTGAAGTACCCCCTGAAGTATGTCTGTCGAAAGAACAAGAGCGCTTGCTACCTGGGCTCCAGGGCAGGATTTCAGCGCCTGGAATTTGTTGAGGGCATCATCAAGGCTGTCTTTGCCCTGATTG GAATGGTGGCTGAGCAGTTTGTTCCTGACGGACCTCACCTGAAGTTGTATAATTACGAGGAAAAGCACTGGGATCACTTGATGAACTGGCAGCATGCCACCATGTATCTCTTTTACGGCGTTTCAGGCTTGGTTGATATTGTGGCTCATGGAACTAATGCTCTGCCAGTGGCCATGGACAGGATGATGCTTTCCTTAGCAGTTTTTATTGAAG gttttcttttttgctacCACCTTCATGGGAGAGCCATGCTGGATATTCACGTTCATCAGTTATTGCTGTATGCTATCTTTGGAGGTGCTATTTGCATATTTCTGGAAGTTTTCTTCCGTGGCAGTATTGTACTTGAGATGTTCCGTACAAGCCTCTGCATATTACAAGGCAGCTGGTTCTGGCAG atTGGCTTTGTTCTTTATCCTCCAAATGGGAGCCCTGAGTGGAATCAAATGGATCATACCAATATGATGTTCCTGACCATGTGCTACTGCTGGCATTATGCTTTTGCTATTCTTATACTTGCAGTGAACTACACAATTGTCAGCTG ggcAGTCCGGTCAAAGATTAAGCAGTCTCAGTCCATGGAAATGGGATTACTGAAAACATCTGAACGAGATCAGGAGTCAGAAGATGAAATTTAG